The genomic interval tgatggtgattacacattttctttatattcagttcgcATTACCATTTTCAGAATGCCATAACAGGGCATgatgttattttgtctaagttatctctattaaATAGAAAGTattataaaaagtgcacacacatctcaacccttgcgttaagacacactctttatcaaTTTGAATAGATTGTGTTAATTTCAAACCgccgattaattttgaaaaatgagtcgTGTCTTAAATTATGCAgtagcaaacaacttcagtgccttcagcgctttgattaagtcttattgtaaattaaataacatattcagATTTCATGAGATAGGtgattcatattatttttttcaattttgaacaaaCTTCCAAGGTTTTGgtgcttattaaaatataaacaatcaatataggatttattgaacaacATACCAGTTGTTACATGTAAGGACCCCTTTAACTTATTACCAAGCAATTACAGGATTGTATGAGATCTGTGCAGACAATTCTTTATACTGTGGGATAAAAAGATATTGCTCATTTAGAGAATCATTCCCTTTTACCACAATTATTTGTGCTTGATGAAAGCTATTTCTTCTTTGTATTGTTTAGTAAATGTTAGAGAACATCATCTAGACACCTGTTACTTTTGTTGTGCTGACATCATGTGAaccatattgctgaatgaaaattttaataattaaaagaaatgacttcttttgttacaatgtttacaGCACAAACAAAAGATCAGaaagaattgaaataaataaaacatcctCCAGATTTgcaatatgaattttaaatgtaatacattcttaaaattaaaaaaaatacaaaaacgaaTATCTATTTTAAAAACCCAAGTTACACTGTATAAAGGAAGATAAATAATTAAGGAGACACTCAttctaaatattattaaaaacatgaaagcaaattaattttacatgattAAATCATTAACATTCAAATGCCTATATATTTACCGACTTGAAATTCAATCAGAATCTGAAAGCAAGGCACTTGCTAAATAGATCAACTCTATTTGTTTGGGCACAAAATATTTAATCTAGAAGGAGTGTTGTATCCAAAGAAGAACTCGGTTAATTAACTTGTTTGCCCTTATAATTGTGAAAAGACCAAATATGCTCGTGGTATTTCATGAAAGCttatagttttttttgtttaacctACTGAtacaaactttatttatttttaactttgaAGGTGCGTATGATCTTAGATTATTCATTTTTGATTAAACATTAATGCTATCTATAACTTTAGACACAGTCActtaaaaaacacatttcataTTACAGGTGAAACTCAAAACAGAGACCCCAGTTACAAGAGAGCATGCTGTCCTGAAAGGTATAGAATTACATCAAGGGGCATATCAATGATATTTTCCCTTAATACTaatgtatatagatatatagcAAGACATAGCTTAttttaagcatatattaaaaTAGTAACTATATTTTGGTGAAATATTCCATGACCAAAAATGTTTTACTTCCAGTGTGGTCCAGTGTGATTCAAACtctaaaactaaataaaaagttgaACTTTATAACATTAAATACTGATGTTGGCAGTGACAGTGTGCAAGTGTCATTCATGAGCACTTCATAAATAGACATTTTACTTTTActacttattttctttttttaaatgggacactttttcatgtttataatttttttaattacatttagcCTTTTTAATAATTAAGCATACGTCATTAATAACCATTCAATAAATACTTCATAagatatgtcttttttattaataaaaatactgCCTTTTATATATTTGCTGTTTAAGTTATATTTCATAATTAATTGGatgcaaaataaataatttaatataaatttatagaAATACATACAACTGTGACAATTACTATATAATTGATGAAAAAGTGGTCAACTTCTACTGGAAATGATGActggtaatttattttttaaattgaaacaaaagATTACACATTTTAGAAGACTAAAACAATGACCAAGTAGAACCAAGAAAGTAATCAGAATTTCTATTATGTAGTAGTTAAAAGAAATTTATGGTAGTTCTATTCAAATCTCAATAGTTGATATGGTATGTGAGAATGACATTTTTGTGAATGCTAAGCTGATTTTGTTAACAATGAGAaagattttgttattaaaatcTTATTCTATGAGTGTCAAATGATTATAACTAGTGGATAAAAAGTGCATAATGCCTGTATTTCCCCTAAATATAGACAAATAGTAAACAATGCATAGCCTctcttttaatttatttaatttatacttatatttttcTTTAGTTATATGGGcatgattaaattaatttatacttAATGTGTCATAGTTACCATCAATTTtagatacatttataaataaaaatgtattctcTGCCATGCAATATTTTTTTGATACACGCCTTCATGCTTTCAAAAATTGTCCACATCAATGAGGAAATTCAAACACCATAGTACCTCTCTCAACAGTACCTCTTTCCACAGTAGCTCTCTCAATATACCTCTCTCCACACTACCTCACTTCACAGTACCTATCTTCACAGTACCTCTCTCTACAGTACCACTCTCAACAATACCTCTCTACAGTTCCGCTCTCCACATCAGTGTACCTCTCTGCACAGTACCTCTCCCCACAGTACCTCTCTCCACATTAACTATCTCCACAGTACCTCTCCACAGTACCTCTTTCCCAAGTACCTCTTTCCACAGTAGCTTTCTCCACAGTAGCTCTCTCCACAGTACCACTCTCCACAGAACCACCTTACACAGTACCCCTTTACACAGTACCTCTTTCTACAGAACCTCTCTCCACAGTAACTCTCTCCACAGTACTTCTCTCCACAGTATCTCTCTCCATAGTACCTCTTACCTCTTTCCCAGTGTTTTTTTCTCACCATTTCTGAAATTGGGCTGGGTCCCTTTGTATTTGGTAGAATCACAGCGTTTCgacaaaaaatggaaaataaatgtttttacatatattttttttataacaagtgCTTCAAAAATGAGTATTAAAAGTGTTTTAAACAGTGCCTCTCTCCACAGTTCCCCTCTCCACAGTACCCCTCTCACCAGTTCCTCTCTCCCCAGTACCTCTCTTCACAGTACCTCTCTCTATAGTACCTCTTTCCACAGTAGCTCTCTCAACAGTACCTCTCTCCACAGAACCTCTATACACAGTACCCCTATCCACAGTACCTCTCTTCACAGTACCTCTCTCTTCAGTACCTCTCTCCACACTACACCTCTGCGCAGTACCCCTCTACACAGTTCCTCTATCCACAGTACCTCTTTCCACAGTACCTCTCTCCACGATATCTCTCCATAGTACCTCTATCCAAAGTACCTCTTTCCACTGTGCATCTCTCCATAGTTTCTACCTCTCCACAATACCTCTCTCCACAGTACCTCTCCACAATTCCTCTCTCCACAGTACCTCACTCAAGAGTTAATCTCTCAACAGTTTCTCTCTCCACAATATCTCTCGCTACAGTACCTCTTTCCACAGTACCTCTTTCCACAGTACCTCTTTGCACAGTACCTCTCTCAAAAGTACCTCTCTCAACAGTTTCTCTCTCCTAAGTATCTCTCTCCTTAGTACCTCTCTCCATAGTGTGCATGCATCTAGCAGTACTGTACGTCATCATGTCGTCATGTTCTTTCAATTCATTGAAAAGAATTATTTACCAATGATGCTTATTTGTTCTGCGCCTGATACCTGATCATTGATAAtctttttgtgattttaaaaataaacattttactgAGCATTTATAAAACTcgatttttgttttaatcaacaatcaaataaatacttgacagattataaaataaaacgattAAAACTCAATTATTCAGTAATATGCCTTTTAAAGATAGaattacattttatatacatttcagtgttttaaatatttatggaGACTAATCACTGCTTACGACTGCTGACAGATCGCGCAAAATTATCAGATTTTGTCACTGATTTTTTCTGTTACAAAATACGTTTGTGTATGTATTCGTAATTTATGCACAGTGCCTTTAAAAGTTCGTTTATAAAACGGAATATTTGTTAAGTCTTAAACGATAACATAAATACCAATACATAATTTTTCATCGCAGAAAATCGTAACTATTGATGAAACAACCGCTGATAAACATGCGTCATGTAAATACTTCAACTCTAGATGGAAATTGAGAATTTGAAATGAAGATTACAGCATGTTTATACAatggaaataatatataatttattatccAGGTGTAAATCTATTTAAATTGAAGAAGCACCTTAATTGCGTAGAATAGAAGGTGCACTCTGTTTTAACTTGTACATTTCCCTATTACATTTATACTCATGCACATTCGTTTGGCGGTACTTTTTACAGTTGTAATTGGGAATTCAACAAGAACAACTTAATATTTTAGATCGAGTAATTGTAAACACGACCGTTTGCGTtggatttattaaaaatatatatcaaaacgGGACAGACAAGAAGAACACACGGCGTTTGTGTGTTAAAATGCAGAGGTGTGGGGCCGCAGCTCTTAACATAATTCGCTAGTTAATAGTTCAGTTTGCTTTGTCGTTTTCTGGTTTCAAGTCTTCGCGGTTTCGGTATTGTTACTTTGCAACGGCAACATAAGAAATAGGGCGACTTACATATTTATTCGAATGTTATATAGTtatctgaaaaaaatgtattttcgtTGTTTATTGTTATGTGtatcttttatatttttaactaagatgtattctttttaaatttgactCAGTGCAAAACGTCTTGACTGTCGTTAAACTAGCGGCCGTTTACAGAGAAGAATGTGAAATATGTTGTGAATGTTTCACGAAAAGCACGATTTTGCGgttatttttttcgtttttctGACGACGTTTCGTTTAAAACATGTCCGCTGTGTTTTTTCCAGAGACCGCTGCATTTAATGTGTTCCTGCGTAAATTGACTTGTAAAATTTGTTGAT from Dreissena polymorpha isolate Duluth1 chromosome 1, UMN_Dpol_1.0, whole genome shotgun sequence carries:
- the LOC127858810 gene encoding mucin-17-like, with translation MTNRTAFNIGISIGVPCKGYEDGCQSLTYQDMCHVKLKTETPVTREHAVLKVPIFTVPLSTVPLSTIPLYSSALHISVPLCTVPLPTVPLSTLTISTVPLHIPLSPVPLSPVPLFTVPLSIVPLSTVALSTVPLSTEPLYTVPLSTVPLFTVPLSSVPLSTLHLCAVPLYTVPLSTVPLSTVPLSTISLHSTSIQSTSFHCASLHSFYLSTIPLSTVPLHNSSLHSTSLKS